The proteins below come from a single Longimicrobium sp. genomic window:
- a CDS encoding Lrp/AsnC ligand binding domain-containing protein, whose product MVAAVVLIRAVPGDVPALARRIAGIDGVAEVYSVSGDWDLIAIVRVAEYQRIAEIVTEEIAQVQGIERTNTLTAFRVFSKQDLGAAWDMFD is encoded by the coding sequence ATGGTTGCCGCCGTGGTCCTGATCCGCGCCGTTCCCGGCGACGTTCCCGCCCTCGCCCGCCGCATCGCCGGCATTGACGGCGTCGCCGAGGTCTACTCCGTCTCGGGAGACTGGGACCTGATCGCCATCGTCCGCGTGGCCGAGTACCAGCGCATCGCCGAGATCGTCACGGAAGAGATCGCGCAGGTGCAGGGAATCGAGCGCACCAACACGCTGACGGCGTTCCGCGTGTTCTCGAAGCAGGATCTGGGGGCGGCGTGGGATATGTTCGATTGA
- a CDS encoding energy transducer TonB translates to MITRLGITHVKWLLCIILVAAACTEAHPGDARDTPLDPSPSTAGRRALSPEVQAHTGLSHLPEPVDQAELAARLRKHYPGELRAQGVSGSALLDVHVDAQGNVGEVDIVSRPIGPEHPTHRAVLQEQGGTRVLELNDRPEFGAAAQAALRETRFQPALKNGKAVPYKLRMTVQFDPQTP, encoded by the coding sequence ATGATCACACGATTAGGCATCACCCACGTTAAGTGGCTGTTGTGCATCATCCTGGTAGCGGCTGCGTGCACCGAGGCGCACCCCGGTGACGCGCGGGATACACCGCTCGATCCGTCTCCCTCGACCGCCGGGCGCCGTGCCCTGTCCCCGGAGGTGCAGGCTCACACCGGGTTGAGCCACCTTCCAGAGCCAGTAGATCAGGCCGAGCTCGCCGCCCGCCTCAGGAAGCACTATCCCGGCGAACTTCGCGCACAAGGCGTATCCGGCTCGGCACTGCTGGATGTGCATGTCGATGCACAGGGCAACGTTGGTGAGGTCGATATAGTGTCGCGGCCGATTGGGCCGGAGCACCCAACCCACCGCGCCGTGCTTCAGGAGCAAGGCGGCACCCGCGTGCTGGAACTAAATGATCGTCCCGAGTTCGGCGCCGCGGCGCAGGCCGCGTTACGGGAGACGCGCTTCCAGCCAGCGCTCAAAAATGGCAAGGCTGTGCCCTACAAGCTGCGCATGACGGTGCAATTCGATCCGCAAACCCCATGA